The Streptomyces spororaveus genome includes a region encoding these proteins:
- a CDS encoding aldehyde dehydrogenase family protein, whose amino-acid sequence MPLLDPTLWQDGPTFTGGSAPVVEPATGRTLATIDLAAPADVAEAAVRARAAQRDWARTTHPERAAVLRRAGDLFAAHADELREWLVRESGSIPGKADFELHVAAQECYEAAALASRPAGQVLPSEAPRLSFTRRVPAGVVGVVAPFNAPLILAIRSVAPALALGNAVLLKPDRRTAVCGGLALAAVFAAAGLPGGLLQVLPGGAGTGAAVVADPGVRVVSFTGSTAAGRSVGELAGRHLKRVHLELGGNSALVVLRDADIESAVAQASWGSFFHQGQICMTAGRHLVHASLYDEYVERLAARAEELAVGDPFRERVHLGPLIDRAQLDRVHALVEASTGQGAKLVAGGTHRDLFYRPTVLAGVADDTPAYTEEVFGPVAPVRSFATEEEAVALASAGPYGLSLGIVTRDAARGLDLADRIPTGIAHVNDQTVNDEAVAPFGGVGASGTGARFGGEANLDAFTELRWTTLRSTPAGHPF is encoded by the coding sequence ATGCCGCTCCTCGATCCGACGCTCTGGCAGGACGGACCCACTTTCACCGGCGGCTCCGCCCCGGTCGTCGAACCCGCCACCGGCCGCACCCTCGCCACCATCGACCTCGCCGCACCCGCCGATGTGGCGGAGGCCGCCGTACGGGCCCGCGCGGCGCAGCGGGACTGGGCGCGCACCACCCACCCGGAGCGGGCGGCCGTGCTGCGCCGCGCCGGGGACCTGTTCGCCGCCCACGCCGACGAGCTGCGGGAATGGCTGGTCCGCGAGTCCGGCTCGATACCCGGCAAGGCCGACTTCGAGCTGCACGTCGCCGCGCAGGAGTGCTACGAGGCCGCCGCGCTGGCCTCCCGCCCCGCGGGGCAGGTGCTGCCGAGCGAGGCGCCCCGGCTGTCCTTCACCCGCCGGGTGCCGGCCGGGGTGGTCGGGGTCGTGGCCCCCTTCAACGCCCCGCTGATCCTGGCGATCCGCTCGGTCGCGCCGGCGCTGGCACTCGGCAACGCGGTGCTGCTCAAGCCGGACCGGCGCACCGCCGTCTGCGGCGGTCTCGCGCTCGCCGCGGTCTTCGCCGCGGCCGGGCTGCCGGGCGGGCTGCTGCAGGTGCTGCCCGGCGGCGCCGGGACGGGCGCCGCCGTGGTCGCCGACCCGGGCGTCCGGGTGGTGTCCTTCACCGGATCCACCGCGGCGGGCCGGTCCGTCGGTGAACTGGCGGGGCGTCACCTCAAGCGAGTCCACCTGGAGTTGGGCGGGAACTCGGCCCTCGTCGTACTCCGCGACGCCGACATCGAGTCCGCCGTCGCCCAGGCCTCCTGGGGCTCCTTCTTCCACCAGGGCCAGATCTGCATGACCGCGGGGCGCCACCTCGTGCACGCCTCGCTCTACGACGAGTACGTCGAGCGGCTCGCCGCGCGCGCCGAGGAACTGGCCGTGGGGGACCCGTTCCGCGAGCGGGTCCACCTGGGCCCGCTGATCGACCGCGCCCAGCTGGACCGGGTCCACGCCCTGGTGGAGGCCAGCACCGGGCAGGGGGCCAAGCTCGTGGCCGGCGGCACGCACCGGGACCTGTTCTACCGGCCGACCGTGCTGGCCGGCGTCGCCGACGACACCCCCGCCTACACCGAGGAGGTCTTCGGTCCGGTGGCGCCCGTACGGTCCTTCGCGACGGAGGAGGAGGCGGTGGCGCTGGCGTCGGCGGGCCCCTACGGCCTCTCCCTCGGCATCGTGACCCGGGATGCGGCGCGCGGGCTCGACCTGGCCGACCGGATCCCGACCGGGATCGCCCACGTCAACGACCAGACGGTGAACGACGAGGCCGTCGCCCCGTTCGGCGGAGTCGGAGCCTCCGGCACCGGTGCCCGCTTCGGCGGCGAGGCGAACCTGGACGCCTTCACGGAACTGCGCTGGACCACGCTCCGCAGCACCCCCGCCGGCCACCCGTTCTAG
- a CDS encoding thiolase family protein: MSIRTVRDVYVVDAVRTPIGKFGGALAGVRPDDLAAHVVRALVERTPDLDPARIDDVVFGDANGAGEDNRDVARMAVLLAGLPVSVPGVTVNRLCGSGLEAVIQAARAIALGDASVAIAGGVESMSRAPWVVQKPERAFPAGHQQMWSTTLGWRMTNPRMPEEWTGSLGEGAELVADKHGITREAQDAFALESHRKAAAAWSAGLYDGEVVPYPGADLVRDECIREGSTPEALARLKPAFRTDGTGTVTAGNASPLNDGAAALLLTDEAGLAATGREPLARISASAVTGIEPQLFGLGPVDAVQRALAKSGRGLADLTAFELNEAFAAQALGCLAAWPELDPAVVNPRGGAIAIGHPLGASGARLAGSVAHQLAAAGSGTGMAALCIGVGQGIALVLER, translated from the coding sequence ATGAGCATCCGCACCGTCCGCGACGTCTACGTCGTCGACGCCGTCCGCACCCCGATCGGCAAGTTCGGCGGCGCCCTCGCCGGGGTCCGGCCGGACGACCTGGCCGCGCACGTCGTGCGCGCGCTGGTGGAGCGTACGCCGGACCTCGACCCGGCCCGCATCGACGACGTCGTCTTCGGCGACGCCAACGGCGCGGGCGAGGACAACCGGGACGTGGCCCGCATGGCGGTGCTGCTGGCCGGGCTGCCGGTGAGCGTCCCCGGGGTCACCGTCAACCGGCTGTGCGGCTCCGGCCTCGAAGCCGTGATCCAGGCCGCCCGCGCCATCGCGCTCGGTGACGCCTCCGTGGCCATCGCGGGCGGCGTCGAGTCGATGAGCCGCGCCCCCTGGGTCGTGCAGAAGCCGGAGCGGGCCTTCCCGGCCGGGCACCAGCAGATGTGGTCCACCACCCTGGGCTGGCGCATGACCAACCCGCGCATGCCCGAGGAGTGGACCGGCTCGCTCGGCGAGGGCGCCGAACTCGTCGCGGACAAGCACGGCATCACCCGCGAGGCGCAGGACGCCTTCGCCCTGGAGAGCCACCGCAAGGCGGCGGCCGCCTGGTCCGCCGGGCTCTACGACGGCGAGGTCGTCCCGTACCCCGGCGCGGACCTGGTGCGGGACGAGTGCATCCGGGAGGGTTCCACTCCGGAGGCGCTGGCCCGCCTGAAGCCGGCCTTCCGCACGGACGGCACGGGCACGGTCACGGCCGGCAACGCCTCCCCGCTCAACGACGGAGCCGCCGCACTGCTGTTGACCGACGAGGCGGGCCTGGCGGCCACCGGCCGGGAGCCGCTCGCCCGGATCAGCGCGTCCGCCGTCACCGGAATCGAGCCCCAGCTCTTCGGACTGGGCCCGGTGGACGCCGTCCAGCGGGCGCTCGCCAAGTCCGGCCGCGGGCTCGCCGATCTGACCGCCTTCGAGCTGAACGAGGCTTTCGCCGCACAGGCGTTGGGCTGCCTGGCGGCCTGGCCGGAGCTCGACCCGGCCGTGGTCAACCCGCGGGGCGGCGCCATCGCGATCGGCCACCCGCTCGGCGCCTCGGGCGCCCGGCTGGCGGGTTCCGTGGCGCACCAGCTGGCGGCGGCGGGATCCGGCACCGGCATGGCGGCCCTGTGCATCGGCGTCGGGCAGGGCATCGCCCTCGTCCTGGAGCGCTGA